ATACCGAGGAAGATGTGGACTACGTGCTCGAAGTTCTCCCGGGCATAGTAGAAAAGCTGCGTCAGATGTCGCCATTATTTCCCAAGGAAGGGAGGTAGCGAAAGATGTATAATGAAAAAGTAATGGACCATTTTACAAACCCCAGAAACGTGGGAGAAATACCCGATGCGGATGGAATCGGAGAAGTAGGGAATCCCGTCTGCGGGGACATGATGAAAATATATATAAAAGTTAAAGATGATGTAATTGAAGACATAAAGTTCAAGACCTTCGGCTGCGGGGCTGCTATAGCCACCAGCAGCATGGTTACTGAAATGGTTAAGGGCAAGACTATCGAAGAGGCTTTAAAGGTTTCAAACAAGGCGGTGGCGGACGCTCTGGGGGGATTGCCGCCCGTCAAGATGCACTGTTCAAATTTAGCCGCCGACGCCCTGCATGCAGCCATAGAGGATTACAAAAAGAAAAAGGAGAGCAAAAATGTCGTTGAACAAAAATAGAGTAGTTGTTGCAATGAGCGGTGGAGTGGATAGCTCCACCTGCGCTTATTTATTAAAAAAACAGGGTTACGAAGTCATAGGTATAACGATGCAGATCTGGCAGGACCCTTCCGAAGATTATACCTACCGGGAAGGGGGCTGCTGTTCCATAGGTGCCGTGTATGATGCACGTAAAGTGGCCGAAAAGCTCGGGATTCCGTATTACGTTTTGAATTTCAAAGAAGAATTTAATCAGAAAGTGATAGAGTATTTTATTGAGGAATACCTGAGGGGCAGAACTCCGAACCCGTGTATAGCATGCAACAGGTACATCAAATTCGAGGCTCTTTTGCAGAAGGCAATGGAAGTCGATGCCTATTACCTAGCTACCGGTCACTACGCAAGGATAGAATACGATAGCGCATCAGGCAGGTACCTTTTGAAAAAGGCCGTAGATAAAAGTAAAGATCAATCTTATGCCCTTTACAATTTAACACAGGGTCAGCTCGAACACCTGATCATGCCCTTGGGATATTTTACAAAAAGCCAGATTCGAGATATTGCAAAGGAAGCCGGCCTACCCGTCGCTGAAAAGCCCGATAGTCAAGAAATCTGCTTTGTGAACGACGACTACAAAGAGTTTTTAAAAGAAAAAGCCTCCGGAAGGATAAAACCCGGTCCGATTGTGGATAAAAACGGGAGAATACTGGGACAACACAAAGGGATCGCCTTTTACACAATTGGTCAGAGGCGCGGCCTCGGAATTTCGGCCGGAAAGCCGCTTTACGTGATAGATATTGACCGTAAAAGAAATGCCGTGGTAGTCGGCGAAGAAAAGGACCTTTTGACAAAGGAATTTACCGCCGACCACGTAAACTGGATAGCTTTTGATGTGCTGGACGATAAAAAGCGGGTTTTCGCCAAAATACGCTACAATTTCGACGAAAAGCCCGCCCAAATTATGCCTTTGAATTCCGGTATGGTAAAGGTGGTTTTTGACGAGCCTCAAAAGTCTGTAACTCCAGGACAGTCGGTTGTGTTTTACGACGGCGATGTGGTTTTGGGCGGCGGGATTATAAGTGAGAGAATCCAGTAATACACCCTAAAAAGGTGTATTTTTTTGTTTTTTTGGAGAAAATATGGATAGAGTTTGTTTAAGAAGGTGAAGAACTTGAACTGTCCTTTGTGCGGAGGAAACTCTACCGGCAAAGTGGGTACCAATCAGTATTATTGCTGGGACTGTTTTGTGGAATTTTCAATTAACAAAAATAAAGTAATGGTTTTCGAATTAAGTGATGACGGCAGTCTCGTACCTTACGGAAAAAAAGAGAAAATGAACTAATCGAATTTGGCCGTATCAATGGTCTATATATATCATCATATTATATATCATGATAGAGGGAGAGAGGCTTTTAGGCCTCTATTTTTTGTTTGTGATTGCAAATACTTTTCACTAAATAGCAATAAAGTAAAAACCGGTGATTGAGTATAATAATAATATCCTAAAAAGATATATTCGAACTTGACGCAACAAAACGATAGAGCTATTATATTTAAAAAGCTTATTTGTGAAAAGAATAACATTCTCAAGGGGGTTTTCAAATGAATTTAAAATTCAATGAGCTTTTAAAACCAATTCAAATTGGGTCAATGCAACTTAGAAACAGGATTGTCATGCCTGCCATGGTTACAAATTACGCTGCTGCTGATGGTGCAGTTACTGACCGCTTTAAATCTTATCACCAGGTGAGAGCAAAAGGTGGAGTTGGCTTAATTATTATTGAAGCTACGTATGTACATCCAAGCGGTAAAGGCTTTAAGAACCAAGTTGGTATTTACAAAGATGAATTAGTGGCTGGCCTTAGAGAATTAACTGAAGCAGTGCATGAGTATGGCGCCCGAATCGCTGTGCAACTTTATCATGCCGGAAGGCAGACAACTTCGAAAGTTACTGGAATGAGTGTAGTTGCCCCTTCACCTATTCCATGCCCGGTCAAGCATGAAACGCCTAAGGAATTATCTATAGATGAAATAAAAGAGCTGGTAGAAGCCTTCGGTCAAGCCGCGAGGCGCGCTAAAGAAGCGGGGTTCGATGCCATAGAGATTCACGGCGCTCATGGTTACCTAATTAATCAATTTTTATCGCCGTATAGCAATAAACGAACTGACGAATACGGTGGGACTTTTGAGAACAGGATGAGGTTTCCGTTAGAAGTTGTTAAGAGAGTGAGGGAAGAAGTCGGAGCAGATTTTCCAATTATATACCGCATTAGTGCTGAAGAATACGTCACCGGAGGACTTACAATTGAAGACACTAAAGTATTTGCCCGGAAATTGGTAGAAGCAGGAATTAATGCTTTGCACGTTTCGGGTGGAGTTTATGAATCCTCGGCAATGATTATTCAACCCGCCGCTATTTCCCAAGGCTGTTTTGTAGAAAATGCGGCAGCTATAAAGAAAGCAATAAATGGGAAGGTACCTGTAATTGCTGTCGGTAGGATCAAAGATCCGGTTATGGCTGAACAAGTTATTCAGGAAGGCAAGGCTGATTTAGTGTCTATGGGGAGGGCGTTATTAGCAGATCCAGAACTGCCTAAAAAAGTATCTGAAGGCAGGATTCAAGAAATAAGAAAATGCATTGGCTGCAATCAGGGCTGTGTTGATCGCTTGTTCCAAGACCTTGATATTTCCTGCATTTCAAATGCGTTAACCGGGCATGAAACCGAATTTGATGTGGGAAGTCCAGCGAATAAAATGAAAAAGGTGTTAGTAATCGGTGGTGGACCTGGTGGATTGGAAGCAGCCAGAGTGGCAGCTTTACGAGGGCATGAAGTGATTCTTTATGAAAGAGAAGACGAATTGGGTGGGCAGATGCAAATTGCTGCCGTACCACCTCACAAAGAAGAGATAAATGATTTGGCTGATTTTCTTATCAATCAGGTAGAAAAATCTGGCGCTATAATTGTAAAGGGCAAGGAAGCAGATTTGAAGACAATTCAAGAGATTAAACCTGATGTGGTAATCGTAGCCACAGGAGCTGAACCGGTAATTCCTGAAATTCCTGGCATTGTTCAAGAAAATGTCATCACAGCGCATGATGTTCTTAGAGATTCGGCTAATGTGGGTAAGAAAGTAGTTGTTATTGGCGGTGGAATGGTAGGTTGTGAAACCGCAGAATTTTTAGCTGATCGTGGAAAAGAGGTTACGGTTGTGGATATATTGGACGAGGTAGCGGCAGATGTTGGGGCCCCGACAAGAGGTTTGTTACTAAATCGAATGGCTGAAAAGAAAATTAAAATATTGACAAAGAGTAAAGTCAAAGAGATATCAGGGGACAGAGTCATTATAGAAGGTGAAAATGGCATAACAGAAATATCGGGTATAGATACAGTCGTAATTGCGGTGGGATCGAAGCCTAAGGATGATTTATTAAAGCTAATCGAAGCTGAGGGTATACCTTTGTACTCCATTGGCGACTGTGTCAAGCCGAGAAGGTTCATGGATGCCATTCACGAAGGTTTTCGCAAAGCTTATAGCTTGTAATCCGAAAGCTTTATCGAAAAAGTGGCTGCTTAAAAATGTGGAAGCAGCCACTTTATTTTTTGAATCACCTGAGCTTCCATGGCGAACAAAAAAGGTGGATTAATAAATATAAAGCTATAAATAAGGAAATAATAAGGCTAAAGGAAGAGTTTTAAGAATTTGTTAGATACGTTATCGAGATTGATGTAGTGTGTTGTTTATTTTTCTTATTCGAGATGTGATAAACGGAGGTAATTCATCATGAGGTCCGGATTTATGGGTGGGCTTTTTGCAGGCATTTTAGCCGGTACTTTGATGACGATACTATTCGGCCCTTCATCGGCGGTGCGAGCAGGTAAAAAGCTTTCTAAAATTTCCAGGTGCTTAAAAAAGAAGACCGAGGGAATGCTCAAAAAGGTAAAAGATAGAGAGTGATGGGAAATGCGCGTTAAATTCTTTCATGACCGGATATTTATATACCGGCTTTTTTTATTTACCGTTCTAATTTTGCTGGCGATTCTCATTTACAGGGTGAGGAACAAACTTTCTAATGTATTGCTTCCCTTTGGAGTCGGTATATTGATCGCCTATACCCTTAACCCGGTGGTCTTATTCTTAACGGCAAAGGGCTTTAAGAGAAACGTAGCCGTGGCACTAATATACTTCATACTCTTATGTTCCCTGGCGGTGGCCATGATTTACCTAGTACCGGTAATTATAACAGAGCTGAACCTACTGATTGATGCGGTCCCCTTTTATGCCAGGGAAGTTCAGTATTTTGTATATGAGTTCAGGAAAAACTATATGAGCAGCTTACCTGCGGGAATCCAGGAAGTTATAGACAGGAATATTGATCAAATGGAGAGCATACTGCTGGATCTTTTACAAAACCTGGTGAGCATACTGCTGGGCTGGTTTTCAGGGCTGTTCAGCTTCATCCTGGGACCGATACTTGGTTTTTATATACTGAAAGACCTCGATAGGTTGAAAAACAGCATGACCAGGTACATTCCTGCCGAACATCGTGATCGTGTTTTTCATTGGGTGCGAAAAGTAGATTCCACGCTGGGACGTTACGTAAGAGGACAGTTAACCGTAAGCCTGATTGTAGGGATATTGACGAGCTTGGCTCTCTACAGCCTGGGGATAGATTTTGCTCTACTGATAGGCATTCTTGCGGGGATAACGAACATAATTCCATACTTTGGGCCCGTAATAGGAGCTGTACCGGCGGTTGCCATAGCTTTACTGAAAGAACCCGGTAAAGTGCCGTGGGTGGTTTTAGCCTTTGCTTTAATACAGCAGGTGGAAAGCGGTATAATATCTCCCCACATTGTGGGTGAAAACCTGGGGTTGCATCCGATTACGGTTATCCTTTCTTTGTTGATAGGAGGAACTTTTTTCGGAGTCTGGGGGCTAATCCTCGCAGTACCGGCAACGGCACTGCTTAAAGCCATAATGATAAGCATCCTAGAGAAACTCGAGACCTGATGAAATATTTTTTCTATTGACAATGGACTAAAGCGTGTGTTATAGTTAACCAAAAAATACGAATACCTCATCTCGGAATGAGTTGAGGTAGAGGCGCGACAGACCAAGAGTACCCTTGTAGAGGCGCGAGAGGCCGAAGATGCATGGGGAAAGGGGTCGTCGCCGAAGTGCAATCCGATTCTCGTAGGATTGTGCTGGGCCTATATCGAACAGGTATAGGACTGTCACCAAAAAACTTCCCCGGTTTTTTGGTGAAGCGCTACTTCATTCTTGGGGAGAGAGGAGGTATTTGCCTAGAGGAGAGCGAGACAGCCGGCAAATATCTGCGGTTGTCTTTTTATTTTACAATACGGTGAATATCTACGGTTTTATTTTTTCATTTATGAAAGGAGCAAAATAAGATGCTGGTCGGCAACATCAGCATTAACAGCAAGGGGCATCTGGAAATATGCGGATGCGACGCTGTAGACCTTGCAAGGGAATTCGGGACGCCCCTTTACGTTATGGATGAGTCCCACATAAGGCAAAATTGCAGGCTTTATAGAGAAACACTCAATTCCCTACACCCAGACAGCGGTGTGATCTATGCGGGAAAGGCCTTTTTGACCATGAACATGTGCAGGATAGTGGAACAGGAAGGACTATATCTCGATGTGGTTTCTGGTGGAGAACTATATGTGGCGATTAAAGCCGGGTTTCCCGCAGAGAAGATATACTTTCACGGTAACAACAAGTCCTACGAGGAATTGAAAATGGCTATCGATTATAATGTAGGGCATATAGTCGTTGACAATTTTCATGAGATGGAAATGCTAAACGATCTTACAAAAAAGCTGCGTCACAGGGTGAATATATTGTTACGCATATCCCCGGGGATAGAGGCCCATACCCACGACTATATAAAGACCGGACAGCTGGACTCCAAATTTGGTTTCGGCCTTGAAAACGGTCAGGCGATGATGGCAGTAGACAGAGCCCTCGGGATTAAGGGCGTAAGGCTGGTAGGATTCCACTGCCACATAGGATCACAAATATTTGAAACAGAGCCCTTTGAATTGGCGGCGGAACTCATGATGAAATTTGTGAAATCGGTTAAATCACGGTTCGGGCATGGAATAAGGCAGCTCGATTTTGGAGGCGGGTTTGGAGTAAAATATACCGAGGAAGATAAACCACTCCATCCGCGAGAATACCTGATGACATTGGTGGAATCGGTGAAGCGATGGGCCCGGGAACTGAACGTGGCCGTTCCCAGGATACTGGTAGAGCCGGGAAGGGCTATTGTGGGGCCTGCTGGGATTACTCTCTATACTATTGGAGCCATAAAGGATATTCCAGGTGTGAGGAAATACGTCAGTGTGGATGGAGGAATAAGCGACAATATAAGGCCGGCCCTCTACGGTGCAAGATACTCAGCGGTTCTGGCCAATAAGGCCGGCATGCCTGTAGAAGAGACTGTTTCGATAGCAGGCAAGTGCTGCGAATCCGGTGATATGCTCATTTGGGACATAAAATTACCGAGGGTGAGCACTGGGGATATTCTAGCAGTTTTCTGCACGGGTGCATATCACTACTCAATGGCTAGCAATTACAATATGATACCGCGACCAGCGGTGGTTTTCGTAAGGGACGGCATTGCCCGGCTGGTAGTGAAGAGGGAAACGTACAAGGACCTGCTCAGAAACGAGATATTCGAACCAGGAAAAAAAGCGATCTCTTCGGTCATGTAGTTTTAGGTGCGCGAGAGCGCACTTTTTTCATTTAAACAAAAATGGTATAATGCTGTTGGGAAATATTATGCGAAAGGATGTTTAAAATGCCGTATTTTTCAGGTCCGGAAATGCTGATCAGAATTCCAGCCCTCTTAATCGCTATTACTTTTCACGAATATGCTCACGCGAGGGTCTCTTACGCCCTAGGAGATCCTACTCCGAAATGGACCGGCAGATTGACTCTAAACCCGCTATCCCACCTGGACCCGATCGGACTACTCATGTTGTGGATATTTAAATTCGGATGGGCAAAACCTGTAATGGTGGACCCCGGGTATTACAGGAACCGCAAAACCGGTATGATACTTACATCAATGGCAGGGCCTCTCACGAACTTACTGCTCGCCTTAATAACATTGGCACTGCTTAAATTGGATATTTTTTCGGGACTTTCGGCGAGCTTTATTGAGATGCTTTTCTTTTATAATTTAATCCTAGCCGTTTTTAACCTGATACCTTTACCCCCTCTTGATGGGTCCAAGATACTGTCCGGTTTTTTGCCCGGAAGTTTGAGCGATACATTTGCCCAGCTGGAGACTTACGGGCCATTAATCCTTATATTCCTCGTTTACTTCAACATCATAGATATTATACTTGACCCCCTCATATTGGTAGTTTTAAACATTTTGGACTCTATAACCAGTTTGTTGATCTTTTAAGTGGCAAAAAAGGGTGAATTGCGTGGCGTTAAACGTAAAACTCGAAGCCTTTGAAGGTCCGTTGGACCTTCTTCTCCATCTTATAGAAAAGAACCAGATTAACATTTACGATATACCCATATCGGAACTGACGGATCAGTATCTGAGCTATCTGGAAGGACTTGAAAAACTAGATATAAACCTGGCCAGCGAATTTTTGCTAATGGCCGCCACTTTACTTAGTATCAAATCCAGAATGTTGCTTCCGACTATGAAGATCGATGATGTTCAGCTGGAGATAAGCGCCGTAACGGACGAAGAGGATCCGAGGACTGAGCTGGTGGACAGGCTGATGGAATATAAAAAATATAAAGAAATAGCAATGATTCTGAAAGAAAAAGAGGAGAATGAGAGCAGGATTTTCAAGCGCAAACCGGAGGATTTATCCTTTTTATGGGAAGATGATTTTGTCCTCTCGAAGATAACCTTTGACGATCTAATATCCGCCTTTTCACGAATTATAAAGAATCAGAAGCTTACCGAAAATCTAAATCCCCGGAAGATATTAAAGGAACCTTTGCCCCTGAATGTAAAAATAGAACAGGTTTATGGAATAATTTCCAGGAGAAAAAAGGTATCTTTTAAGGAATTGTTCAGGGAAAATGCTTCTAAACTAGAACTAATAGTTACCTTTCTTGCAGTACTTGAGCTGATAAAATTAAACAAAATAAAAGCGTATCAGAACGAGGTATTCGGCGAGATAACGGTCGTTTTAAAGGAGGAAGCCTGATGGACAGAGAACGGGCTATGGGGATTTTGGAGGGTATATTGTTTTCCGCCGGCGACCCGGTGGCGGTAGAAGATCTGGTAAAGGCACTGGAAGCCCCAAAAGAGGAAGTTATGCGCCTGATAAATGACATGAAACAGGAATATAATTCAAAAAAAAGAGGAATCATGATATCTGAGGTGGGTGAAAAGGTTAGATTAACTACCAAGCCCGACATTTATCCTTATATTGAAACGATATTTAAACCCAGGGTAAAAAGCCAGCTTTCCAGGGCTGCTCTGGAAACCCTGGCGATAATAATGTTCAAGCAGCCGATAACGAAAACCGAAATTGAAGCGATAAGAGGCGTTAATGTGGAAAAAACCCTAAACAGCTTATTAGAAAAGAATCTTATATGCGAAATGGGACGCCTGGAGGCGCCGGGACGGCCCATTTTATACGGCACCACTCAGTATTGCCTGGAATACTTCGGCTTGAACTCTATTGAGGAATTGACCAAACTCGAATTAAGCGTAAAATAAGGGGATTAAAGTGCTGGTTTTATTAGTAATCGGCTTAACCGTTTTGCTTATTGTGTTTATTCCCGTATCCTACAATATAATTTTCAGCTGGAAAGATTCACAAAAAAGAATATATATAAAAATATCGATTTTAGGACTTATAGTAATACAGAGGAATTCGTTAATCTCTTCAGGTACCAGAAGGGGAGCCGCAAAATCGACGTCAAATAATCATTCTATGACGTCCCAAAGAATACTGCGCTATATTTTTAAAATCGCCAAAATAAAAAAAAATAACGCTTCGAATAAAATACGGATTCGGTGATCCTGCTCTTACCGGCATATCCGCAGGGATGATTTGGGGCCTAGCTCATTTTGTATTATATCGCTTTTTTGGCCTGTATAATTCCTGTTTTTCGCTGGATATACAGCCGGATTTTAACGAAAATCCAACTACGGAGCTGTATTTAGAAAGTATAATAAATGCAAGAATAGGTCATATTATTATCGCAGGGCTATTATTGCTGACATCAAGGTTGAAGCACAAAAAAGGTGAGGGAGCGAAAGCGAGATGGACGGACATCCTATTGAAAACCTCATGAAAACGGCCATGGAAAGCATAAAGGACATGGTAAATGTCAACACCATAATAGGAGATGCCGTGGAAACCCCGGACGGCAATGTTATTATCCCGGTATCTCGGGTCACCTTTGGTTTTGCTGCAGGGGGGAGCGAGATGCCGGTAAAAGACGGTCAGGATAAAGATAAAAATCAGGAACCGCAGAAAATGCCTTTTGGAGGCGGCAGCGGAGCGGGTGTTTCGGTGCAACCCGTTGCTTTTATGGTGGTAGGGCAGGGACAGGTTAGACTACTGCCGGTATATCAAGACGCAATGTGGGAGAGGGTTATAGATGCAGCTCCGCAAATACTGGATCAGTTAAAATCAGTATTGAAAAAAAATCACGAGCCCATGGTGGTCCAGCCAAAGTAGACTGGGCCTTATTTATTTGTTAAAATAAAAAAAACGAGTATTATCATTTCCCGGGAGAGGAGTTTAGGAATGGAACTTCAGGAGGCTATGAACCTGATATGGGAAAACAGAAAATACGAGACAGCGGACCCTAAGGAAGCCATAAGCCACCTAAACGAGGAAGTTGCCGAATCCCTTAAAGCACTTTTAAGGGGTGAAACGGCAAAAGCCAAGCGGGAACTTGAAGATGCACTGTCGTGTCTTTTAATTGCCCTCAAGGTTATGGGTATAAATCCCGACGAAGCCGTCATGCGGCAGGTAAATCAAATGAAACAACGGCAAGATAAATTAATGATATTTAAGAAAGAGAGAGTGGAGATATACGTTAACGGCATTTTAAAAGGAGGCTGGTCGATAGGCAGCGAAGAGGATATTAAGGAAGCGGAGAAAATAGCCAAGGAATTCGGATGCAATATTTTGTATGAAAATAATTGAAACCACTGTAAATCCCTCCAGCTTTTTGCGGAATTTTAAACACGCTTTCTACAAAAAATAACCTTAGCTGGAGGGATTATTATGTTCAAGAAGTGCGTTTCAGCCACTATGGTCTTTGTTATACTGTTTACTTCGGGCTTTTTTATTTCTGGTTCAGAAGCAAAAGAGTTAAATCTATCCTTGAATGCCCGCGCGTATGTACTTATGGACCCTGTTTCCGGCAGGATTCTGGTAGAAAAAAATTCTGAAATCAGACTTCCGATGGCAAGTACTACTAAAATAATGACGGCCATCGTGGCTCTGGAAAAAGGTGACCTTAACTCTACTGTTACCGTAAGTCGTAAAGCGGCATCCGTAAGAGGCTCTTCCTTTCACCTGGAGCCTGGAGAAACTATGTCTCTGGAAAGCATGCTTTACGGACTGTTGCTACCATCAGGCAATGACGCTGCGGTAGCAATTGCAGAACATATAGGAGGAGACGTTAAAACTTTCGTGGAGCTTATGAATTTAAAAGCCCGGGAAATAGGTGCTTTTAACACCCATTTTAAAAATCCCCATGGGCTGGACGAGCCCGGGCATTTTACTACGGCGAAGGACCTGGCTTTAATTACGCGCTACGCTTTAAATATTCCAAAGTTCAGAGAAATAGTGAGAACGAAAGACATAATAATCACCGAGGGAAGGCGTCCGAGGCATATATACAATACCAACCGATTGCTCAGGGTCTCCGAAGAGATAGATGGCGTGAAAACGGGTTATACGGGAAAGGCCGGCAGGTGTCTTGTGGCGACAGCAGAGAGAAATGGCATGCGCCTTATATCGGTAGTACTTGACGCCCACGACCACTTTTCCAATACACTCAAGCTTTTAAACTACGGTTTTAGTACCTACAGGTTAAATAAGTTGGTCCAAAAAAATAATATTTACGCTGCCGTTCCTTTGAAAGGCGGCATCATCAACAAGGCGGTCCTTATTGCCGGAGAAGATGTGGCCTTACCCATGCGGGATGGTGAAAAGGCTCATTTAAAACTTGTTATACCTTCTTTCGTACCGGCTCCAGTCTTTAAAGATCAGGTCGTGGGTGAGATACAGGTGTTCATAGATGGTGTTTTAGTCCGCAGAGTCCCACTTTTATCGATTCAGGATATCAGGAAAAAGACGTTTTTTGACAGGTTTTACAGGATAATGATGGAATGGGTTACCTCTGGCGTATAGGCTTTTTTTTTTACTATGAAAAATACTTGGGATAAGAAGGATTGCAAATATGCATGTCGAATTAATAAAAGCCCATGAAAAGCACCTGCATAGACGAAAACGGACAGATTATAGGAAATCGCGTGCGATGGGGCTGTAAAGGCTCTTGTCAAGCTGATGGAAATTGTTGCGAAATACAGCTGGTATCTTGACTAACTGTTTTATTGGGGGGTTATAAAAATGGCTAAAGTTGTAGTCGTAGGTGGAGGATGGTCGGGGTGTGCCGCTGCTCTGGCAGCCAAAAAAGCCGGAGCGGAAGTAGTACTACTTGAAAGGACGGACATGCTGCTGGGGACCGGCCTGGTAGGCGGTATTATGCGAAATAACGGCAGATTTACGGCTACCGAAGAAATGATTGCTATGGGAGCCGGAGAGCTATTTCATGTTACGGACGCGGCAGCTAGGCATAAAAACGTTGAATTTCCCGGTCATAAGCATGCAACTCTTTATGACGTGGCTAAAGTAGAGCCGGCGGTGAGAAAAGTACTGTTGGACGCCGGAGTAGAGGTTCACACTAGAAGCCGTGTGAAAGATGTTGAAATGGATGGAAACAGAATAACGGCTGTTATAACCGATAACAACGAAAAGTTCCATGGTGATGTTTTTGTCGAATGTACCGGCACTGCCGGACCTCAGAGCAATTGTACCAAATACGGCAACGGGTGTGCTATGTGCATAATACGGTGTCCCAGTTACGGTGGGCGTGTGAGCATAGCCGCAAAGGCCGGTGTAAAAGAGATGATGGCAAAAAAAGCCGATGGCACTTACGGAGCTATGAGTGGTTCCTGCAAATTGCTCAAAGCGTCATTATCTCCGGAAATAGTCGATAAGCTCAACTCTACCGGCGTTGCAGTTATTCCTGTCCCGAAAGATGTTAGAGAAGATGAATATATACTCACAAAAAAAGCATGCCAGCAGTATGCTTTGAAGGAGTTCATTGAGAACGTGGTACTTTTGGAAACAGGGCACGCCAAATTGATGGCCCCGTATTTTCCGCTGGACCGGTTGCGCAAAATACCGGGATTTGAAAATGCTCGTTTTGAGGATCCATACGCAGGTGATATTGGAAATTCCATCAGGTATATGGCAATGTCCCCCAGGGATAACTACCTCAAAACCCTTGGGGTTGAAAACCTCTTTTGCGGAGGGGAAAAGGCAGGGCCGCTTGTAGGACATACGGAAGCCATCTGTACAGGAACCCTGGCCGGAGCGAATGCAGTAAGGTATGCTGC
The DNA window shown above is from Thermosediminibacter oceani DSM 16646 and carries:
- the nifU gene encoding Fe-S cluster assembly scaffold protein NifU, translated to MYNEKVMDHFTNPRNVGEIPDADGIGEVGNPVCGDMMKIYIKVKDDVIEDIKFKTFGCGAAIATSSMVTEMVKGKTIEEALKVSNKAVADALGGLPPVKMHCSNLAADALHAAIEDYKKKKESKNVVEQK
- a CDS encoding segregation and condensation protein A; protein product: MALNVKLEAFEGPLDLLLHLIEKNQINIYDIPISELTDQYLSYLEGLEKLDINLASEFLLMAATLLSIKSRMLLPTMKIDDVQLEISAVTDEEDPRTELVDRLMEYKKYKEIAMILKEKEENESRIFKRKPEDLSFLWEDDFVLSKITFDDLISAFSRIIKNQKLTENLNPRKILKEPLPLNVKIEQVYGIISRRKKVSFKELFRENASKLELIVTFLAVLELIKLNKIKAYQNEVFGEITVVLKEEA
- a CDS encoding FAD-dependent oxidoreductase — its product is MNLKFNELLKPIQIGSMQLRNRIVMPAMVTNYAAADGAVTDRFKSYHQVRAKGGVGLIIIEATYVHPSGKGFKNQVGIYKDELVAGLRELTEAVHEYGARIAVQLYHAGRQTTSKVTGMSVVAPSPIPCPVKHETPKELSIDEIKELVEAFGQAARRAKEAGFDAIEIHGAHGYLINQFLSPYSNKRTDEYGGTFENRMRFPLEVVKRVREEVGADFPIIYRISAEEYVTGGLTIEDTKVFARKLVEAGINALHVSGGVYESSAMIIQPAAISQGCFVENAAAIKKAINGKVPVIAVGRIKDPVMAEQVIQEGKADLVSMGRALLADPELPKKVSEGRIQEIRKCIGCNQGCVDRLFQDLDISCISNALTGHETEFDVGSPANKMKKVLVIGGGPGGLEAARVAALRGHEVILYEREDELGGQMQIAAVPPHKEEINDLADFLINQVEKSGAIIVKGKEADLKTIQEIKPDVVIVATGAEPVIPEIPGIVQENVITAHDVLRDSANVGKKVVVIGGGMVGCETAEFLADRGKEVTVVDILDEVAADVGAPTRGLLLNRMAEKKIKILTKSKVKEISGDRVIIEGENGITEISGIDTVVIAVGSKPKDDLLKLIEAEGIPLYSIGDCVKPRRFMDAIHEGFRKAYSL
- the lysA gene encoding diaminopimelate decarboxylase, translated to MLVGNISINSKGHLEICGCDAVDLAREFGTPLYVMDESHIRQNCRLYRETLNSLHPDSGVIYAGKAFLTMNMCRIVEQEGLYLDVVSGGELYVAIKAGFPAEKIYFHGNNKSYEELKMAIDYNVGHIVVDNFHEMEMLNDLTKKLRHRVNILLRISPGIEAHTHDYIKTGQLDSKFGFGLENGQAMMAVDRALGIKGVRLVGFHCHIGSQIFETEPFELAAELMMKFVKSVKSRFGHGIRQLDFGGGFGVKYTEEDKPLHPREYLMTLVESVKRWARELNVAVPRILVEPGRAIVGPAGITLYTIGAIKDIPGVRKYVSVDGGISDNIRPALYGARYSAVLANKAGMPVEETVSIAGKCCESGDMLIWDIKLPRVSTGDILAVFCTGAYHYSMASNYNMIPRPAVVFVRDGIARLVVKRETYKDLLRNEIFEPGKKAISSVM
- a CDS encoding YtxH domain-containing protein; amino-acid sequence: MRSGFMGGLFAGILAGTLMTILFGPSSAVRAGKKLSKISRCLKKKTEGMLKKVKDRE
- the mnmA gene encoding tRNA 2-thiouridine(34) synthase MnmA, with translation MNKNRVVVAMSGGVDSSTCAYLLKKQGYEVIGITMQIWQDPSEDYTYREGGCCSIGAVYDARKVAEKLGIPYYVLNFKEEFNQKVIEYFIEEYLRGRTPNPCIACNRYIKFEALLQKAMEVDAYYLATGHYARIEYDSASGRYLLKKAVDKSKDQSYALYNLTQGQLEHLIMPLGYFTKSQIRDIAKEAGLPVAEKPDSQEICFVNDDYKEFLKEKASGRIKPGPIVDKNGRILGQHKGIAFYTIGQRRGLGISAGKPLYVIDIDRKRNAVVVGEEKDLLTKEFTADHVNWIAFDVLDDKKRVFAKIRYNFDEKPAQIMPLNSGMVKVVFDEPQKSVTPGQSVVFYDGDVVLGGGIISERIQ
- a CDS encoding site-2 protease family protein, whose amino-acid sequence is MPYFSGPEMLIRIPALLIAITFHEYAHARVSYALGDPTPKWTGRLTLNPLSHLDPIGLLMLWIFKFGWAKPVMVDPGYYRNRKTGMILTSMAGPLTNLLLALITLALLKLDIFSGLSASFIEMLFFYNLILAVFNLIPLPPLDGSKILSGFLPGSLSDTFAQLETYGPLILIFLVYFNIIDIILDPLILVVLNILDSITSLLIF
- a CDS encoding AI-2E family transporter; this translates as MRVKFFHDRIFIYRLFLFTVLILLAILIYRVRNKLSNVLLPFGVGILIAYTLNPVVLFLTAKGFKRNVAVALIYFILLCSLAVAMIYLVPVIITELNLLIDAVPFYAREVQYFVYEFRKNYMSSLPAGIQEVIDRNIDQMESILLDLLQNLVSILLGWFSGLFSFILGPILGFYILKDLDRLKNSMTRYIPAEHRDRVFHWVRKVDSTLGRYVRGQLTVSLIVGILTSLALYSLGIDFALLIGILAGITNIIPYFGPVIGAVPAVAIALLKEPGKVPWVVLAFALIQQVESGIISPHIVGENLGLHPITVILSLLIGGTFFGVWGLILAVPATALLKAIMISILEKLET